The following proteins are encoded in a genomic region of Castor canadensis chromosome 19, mCasCan1.hap1v2, whole genome shotgun sequence:
- the Clk3 gene encoding dual specificity protein kinase CLK3 isoform X1 translates to MPVLSARGKGSAGTAGPRRRSGRSPAVALAPPFGSQRPASPLRASVRPREPPCIAIRRAAGRDRGRPLGSPRGSLHGCGTRRRGAGWSPRAFESGARAARPLGRVEPGSTTAASREGAGPPRAEAGAGSGRAARSGEWGLAAAGAWETMHHCKRYRSPEPDPYLSYRWKRRRSYSREHEGRLRYPSRREPPPRRSRSRSHDRLPYQRRYREHRDSDTYRCEERSPSFGEDCYGSSRSRHRRRSRERGPYRTRKHAHHCHKRRTRSCSSASSRSQQSSKRSSRSVEDDKEGHLVCRIGDWLQERYEIVGNLGEGTFGKVVECLDHARGKSQVALKIIRNVGKYREAARLEINVLKKIKEKDKENKFLCVLMSDWFNFHGHMCIAFELLGKNTFEFLKENNFQPYPLPHVRHMAYQLCHALRFLHENQLTHTDLKPENILFVNSEFETLYNEHKSCEEKSVKNTSIRVADFGSATFDHEHHTTIVATRHYRPPEVILELGWAQPCDVWSIGCILFEYYRGFTLFQTHENREHLVMMEKILGPIPSHMIHRTRKQKYFYKGGLVWDENSSDGRYVKENCKPLKSYMLQDSQEHVQLFDLMRRMLEFDPAQRITLAEALLHPFFAGLTPEERSFHTSRNPSR, encoded by the exons ATGCCGGTCCTCTCCGCGCGCGGGAAGGGGTCGGCGGGCACGGCGGGGCCGCGGCGGCGGAGCGGGCGGAGCCCCGCGGTGGCTCTGGCTCCACCTTTCGGCTCCCAGCGCCCCGCCAGCCCGCTTCGTGCATCTGTCCGGCCTCGGGAGCCTCCGTGCATCGCGATACGGCGAGCGGCGGGCCGCGACCGGGGACGTCCACTTGGGTCTCCTAGAGGGAGCCTCCACGGCTGCGGCACCCGCCGGAGAGGGGCGGGATGGTCCCCCAGAGCCTTCGAGTCCGGGGCTAGAGCGGCCAGGCCTCTGGGCCGGGTCGAGCCGGGGTCGACGACGGCTGCGTCACGTGAGGGGGCGGGGCCGCCACGGGCGGAGGCCGGAGCCGGAAGCGGAAGAGCCGCTCGGAGCGGGGAGTGGGGCCTAGCCGCAGCCGGAGCCTGGGAGACG ATGCATCACTGTAAGCGATACCGTTCCCCTGAGCCAGACCCGTACCTGAGCTACCGCTGGAAGAGAAGGCGGTCTTACAGTCGGGAACACGAAGGTCGACTGCGTTACCCATCCCGAAGGGAGCCTCCCCCTCGGCGATCTCGCTCCAGAAG CCATGATCGCCTGCCTTACCAGAGGAGATACAGGGAGCACCGAGACAGCGATACCTACCGGTGTGAAGAACGGAGCCCATCCTTTGGAGAGGACTGCTATGGATCTTCTCGTTCTCGTCATCGGCGGCGGTCACGGGAGAGGGGCCCATACAGAACTCGCAAGCATGCCCACCACTGCCACAAACGCCGCACCAGGTCTTGTAGCAGCGCCTCCTCG AGAAGCCAACAGAGCAGTAAGCGCAGCAGCCGGAGTGTGGAAGATGACAAGGAGGGCCACCTGGTGTGCCGGATCGGCGATTGGCTCCAAGAGCGAT ATGAGATCGTGGGGAACCTGGGTGAAGGCACCTTTGGCAAGGTGGTGGAGTGCTTGGACCATGCCAG AGGGAAGTCTCAGGTTGCCCTGAAGATCATCCGCAATGTCGGCAAGTACCGGGAGGCTGCCCGGCTAGAAATCAATGTTCTCAAGAAGATCAAGGAGAAGGACAAAGAGAACAAATT CTTATGTGTCTTGATGTCTGACTGGTTCAACTTCCACGGTCACATGTGTATCGCCTTTGAGCTCCTGGGCAAGAACACTTTTGAATTCCTGAAGGAGAATAATTTCCAGCCTTACCCCCTACCGCATGTCCGGCACATGGCCTACCAGCTCTGCCATGCCCTCAGAT TTCTACACGAGAACCAACTGACCCACACAGACTTGAAGCCAGAGAACATTCTGTTTGTGAATTCCGAATTTGAAACCCTCTACAACGAGCACAAG AGCTGCGAGGAGAAATCAGTGAAGAACACCAGCATCCGCGTGGCAGACTTCGGCAGTGCAACCTTCGACCATGAGCATCACACGACCATCGTGGCCACCCGTCACTATCGCCCACCTGAGGTGATCCTTG AGCTGGGCTGGGCACAGCCCTGTGATGTCTGGAGTATCGGCTGCATTCTCTTCGAGTACTACCGGGGCTTCACACTCTTCCAG ACCCATGAAAACCGAGAGCACTTGGTGATGATGGAGAAGATCCTAGGGCCCATCCCATCACACATGATCCACCGCACCAG GAAGCAGAAGTATTTCTACAAAGGGGGCCTGGTTTGGGACGAGAACAGCTCTGACGGGCGGTATGTGaaggagaactgcaaacctcTGAAG AGTTACATGCTCCAGGATTCCCAGGAGCATGTGCAGCTGTTTGACCTGATGAGGAGGATGTTAGAGTTCGACCCTGCCCAGCGCATCACACTGGCGGAGGCCTTGCTGCACCCCTTCTTTGCTGGCCTGACCCCTGAGGAGCGGTCCTTCCACACTAGCCGTAACCCCAGCAGATGA
- the Clk3 gene encoding dual specificity protein kinase CLK3 isoform X2 — protein MHHCKRYRSPEPDPYLSYRWKRRRSYSREHEGRLRYPSRREPPPRRSRSRSHDRLPYQRRYREHRDSDTYRCEERSPSFGEDCYGSSRSRHRRRSRERGPYRTRKHAHHCHKRRTRSCSSASSRSQQSSKRSSRSVEDDKEGHLVCRIGDWLQERYEIVGNLGEGTFGKVVECLDHARGKSQVALKIIRNVGKYREAARLEINVLKKIKEKDKENKFLCVLMSDWFNFHGHMCIAFELLGKNTFEFLKENNFQPYPLPHVRHMAYQLCHALRFLHENQLTHTDLKPENILFVNSEFETLYNEHKSCEEKSVKNTSIRVADFGSATFDHEHHTTIVATRHYRPPEVILELGWAQPCDVWSIGCILFEYYRGFTLFQTHENREHLVMMEKILGPIPSHMIHRTRKQKYFYKGGLVWDENSSDGRYVKENCKPLKSYMLQDSQEHVQLFDLMRRMLEFDPAQRITLAEALLHPFFAGLTPEERSFHTSRNPSR, from the exons ATGCATCACTGTAAGCGATACCGTTCCCCTGAGCCAGACCCGTACCTGAGCTACCGCTGGAAGAGAAGGCGGTCTTACAGTCGGGAACACGAAGGTCGACTGCGTTACCCATCCCGAAGGGAGCCTCCCCCTCGGCGATCTCGCTCCAGAAG CCATGATCGCCTGCCTTACCAGAGGAGATACAGGGAGCACCGAGACAGCGATACCTACCGGTGTGAAGAACGGAGCCCATCCTTTGGAGAGGACTGCTATGGATCTTCTCGTTCTCGTCATCGGCGGCGGTCACGGGAGAGGGGCCCATACAGAACTCGCAAGCATGCCCACCACTGCCACAAACGCCGCACCAGGTCTTGTAGCAGCGCCTCCTCG AGAAGCCAACAGAGCAGTAAGCGCAGCAGCCGGAGTGTGGAAGATGACAAGGAGGGCCACCTGGTGTGCCGGATCGGCGATTGGCTCCAAGAGCGAT ATGAGATCGTGGGGAACCTGGGTGAAGGCACCTTTGGCAAGGTGGTGGAGTGCTTGGACCATGCCAG AGGGAAGTCTCAGGTTGCCCTGAAGATCATCCGCAATGTCGGCAAGTACCGGGAGGCTGCCCGGCTAGAAATCAATGTTCTCAAGAAGATCAAGGAGAAGGACAAAGAGAACAAATT CTTATGTGTCTTGATGTCTGACTGGTTCAACTTCCACGGTCACATGTGTATCGCCTTTGAGCTCCTGGGCAAGAACACTTTTGAATTCCTGAAGGAGAATAATTTCCAGCCTTACCCCCTACCGCATGTCCGGCACATGGCCTACCAGCTCTGCCATGCCCTCAGAT TTCTACACGAGAACCAACTGACCCACACAGACTTGAAGCCAGAGAACATTCTGTTTGTGAATTCCGAATTTGAAACCCTCTACAACGAGCACAAG AGCTGCGAGGAGAAATCAGTGAAGAACACCAGCATCCGCGTGGCAGACTTCGGCAGTGCAACCTTCGACCATGAGCATCACACGACCATCGTGGCCACCCGTCACTATCGCCCACCTGAGGTGATCCTTG AGCTGGGCTGGGCACAGCCCTGTGATGTCTGGAGTATCGGCTGCATTCTCTTCGAGTACTACCGGGGCTTCACACTCTTCCAG ACCCATGAAAACCGAGAGCACTTGGTGATGATGGAGAAGATCCTAGGGCCCATCCCATCACACATGATCCACCGCACCAG GAAGCAGAAGTATTTCTACAAAGGGGGCCTGGTTTGGGACGAGAACAGCTCTGACGGGCGGTATGTGaaggagaactgcaaacctcTGAAG AGTTACATGCTCCAGGATTCCCAGGAGCATGTGCAGCTGTTTGACCTGATGAGGAGGATGTTAGAGTTCGACCCTGCCCAGCGCATCACACTGGCGGAGGCCTTGCTGCACCCCTTCTTTGCTGGCCTGACCCCTGAGGAGCGGTCCTTCCACACTAGCCGTAACCCCAGCAGATGA